The sequence GTTTAATAATGGACAACAATTGTTTTAAACAGAGAACACAGAGAGTAATACTGCCAAGCTAATAAAATCCAAGCAAACACTGTACATGTCCCTAGTGAGGTCATAGTTTACTCTGTGCCTCTCCATTAGATAACATTAGTTCACTTCATGCATGATTCATGAATGAACATGGACAAAGCGTGATCTTTACAATTAAGGAAGCACATTTCATTTCATGTCATTATCACAACATTTCATCACATAGCCTAGCAAAAAATAGACTTCACGAAATTTCACTTTTGCTTTGAGGTTTGTTTATAAAGAGTCAAGACGTGCTTGAGGAGTGTACAGTAGATCCATAATTTAAAAACTCACTGTTGAGATTCAATGGCAGCTGCTTCACATAATATCAATGTATCTATGCTAATGAAGCTGTCGACTGACACCTGCAGTTTCGAATACAGTAGAGAGACTGGGATAACAATACCAGCCTCTATTACAAACAAATCAAGAGACCGGTAAATATAAACGCTGCTCGACAATAGTCCAGACGTCTGTGCAAATGTATGGATGACTTCGGTCAAattggaaagaaatggacagatttgaACGAAGTAGGCTCTGGGATTATGACTTCACGTCAAGGTAAAACTGAAGATGCACAGTCGGTAAGCTCCAATATCCAAAGTGGGTGATTATAACAGGGTTTTCACTATTTAACAATGTAGCCTCATGGATAAGGTAATGTCGGGAAATATGCCACTGTGTAACGCTGTAATAGGGGAAAACATGAAGCTGTATCAGCATATTAAGCACCAAATTTGatacttaatattcatttgtaACGTTCTGTGTAACCTATATGtatttagaactaggcctactgccgACATTGAGCAATATGCTGTTTCACCTTGTAGTGGCGCTCGACCTTAATACAGCCCTCCGGAGCGCATAGCTGGAAAGGTGCTTGCAGAATGCGCGCAAGAGTTGTATACATAAGAAACGCCCAGATTTTGGGGTTGCTCCTCCCAAGACACGTAACTCCCTATATCCCGCGTAAATTACAGATTTAAGCGAAGGGGAGAAATCCCCTTCGCTTAAATCGCGTTCTGAGTGAAATGCACGTAGTTAGGcgctttttttttacttatgcACCCTTACGCACATGGGAGAATTCCCCCCCTTGTGCATTTCGTTTAACTTTACTTTCAATAGTTTGAAATTTACTATAATGTGGACAAATGTTCAGAGAAACTGGGACTGTGTTTTTGTCATCACTTTAAAAGTCAAAGAGCACTTTTGTTTTGGACAATAACAACTACATATTTGATGTAAAGGTCTACCCTTGAGGGTGTTCGGAGACAACTGAACTGTgacacataaggtctgaaaagGCTCACAAGTAATTAAATAATCAGTGTGTGGACTGCCAGCTCACCTATGGTCTCCAGTAGAAGGTAAAGCAGTGAGGACTGGGTGTTCTCAGAGTAAGCCTCCAGCTCTTGAAGGTTCCTGTAAGCCCTGTCTTCTAGGTCTTTCTCCTGTGAACACCAAACAAGCACATAATAGTATGTCCAGTGCTGAGAAAACATGTTTGGTAAAGAATAAAGTGATGTAGGGTGAAATAGCTGAAAACATGTCATGGACTAGTGAGTTTTTCGTACTCTTTCAGATATGATTCTCAACAACCACCTTTTGGTCAGCGTATGTGTACGGGCAGCCTGTAAATATAAGCAGAATGAATGTTTTGTGCCATATTAtgtcaaacaaaacaataaaggcaTTTCAAGATGCAGAAAGCCAAAGAGATAACAAAAGAGGTTGCGCCAACCTTCCATAGTTCAGTGCTAATCGGTTGGAGTGGGGGGTCATCCCTGTATATTTCTTCCACTGCTGTTCTCCAGAATTGCATACGCATTAAACCAATAGTTTTCTGAGAAACTGAATCCTTCACCTAAAACAGGAAACAACCCACCGAGGTTAACACCTCCAACACAGCAGCATCCTCTCCCAAATACAGGCAAACATGACCAGCATGCAACTGCAAACAGCGGGAACACTTTGAGCGACATAACAAGTTATTTTACGACTTGTTTCTGTTGCTTTTTAATTTGCTTAAGTTGGAATACCTGCCTGTGCCAGTTCTACATTAAAAGCCCTCAGGGCCAAGGCGGATCGGCGCGCGGCTTCAGGTAAGAGTAGTGCAGACAGAAATCCGTCATAGTCCCGCGACCTAACAAATAATAGGACAGCTGAATAAACGGACCACTGAACCTCAGGACCATGGAATGAATCATAGTTAAAATGTTACATAAGAGAGGTTACACATGTGTTTACACTTAACTCTTGTAAGGTGTTCATATCTTTGTTACACAGCCAATGTTCCCGGGTCTGGTGGACCAACCACATTAATAGGCTTTAAAATCAATACAGccatagggcaattccacggaaaatggactttttgtcacatccataacgccagtgaaatgccttggcatttgtatgatgtgaatgataacatgcattttttctcatgtacattcttcagccaaaaatagcaaatgctcaaaatgCATGTAATCATggacatcataccataccatcacattgtattgccgttatggatgttaTGACAGCACCTACAATTATTACACTCGTGTCCAGTAGACCCAAACacctcatatgtgtgtgtgtgtgtgtgtgtgtgtgtgtgtgtgtgtgtgtgttgggggggggggggggggcggggttctTCACAGAAAATGAGCCAAGGCCAATGAGTTTGAGTTAGAAGAAATAAATAGCATAATTTTTCTATAAAAGATAAGTTTTTAACATTGAAAACGGGTCCCACACAGACCCGAACACCTATAGTGAGTAGCCTACCCACAACGGTAAGAGTAAGAAGAGCTATCGGTAAACAACCTTCAGCTGTCAAGCGTTGGCTATTTCTTAAGTTTACGTTAGTAAGCTAATGTAAACACATTTCACATCATACATGCATGCGTCATGAACCTGAAGCAAGCTCCGGGCCATAGCTATTCTAGTTACCTTACAAGATCAATGCAGTATTTTTCGTTGTGTTGATTACTTGAGTTTGTTGATGCTCTCAAACACTTCACTTCTGTCGGTCTTTGTATGCAAATAAAATATGGTAATATCTTATTATGAAGGGAGGATTTGGTGGAGAGCAGCCCATGTTTAACGCTCATGGATGCCATGTTGACAAGCCGCATACCCTTCAACTTTCACCTTTTCCCTTGTGTTACACACTTATCACTCCGACACCACAAAAGTGTTCCGCCTAGTATATTTCTGGTAACATTATGGCAACATTGTGTTAGTTTAGGACCATTCTAAAAATTGAATGCATGTTGCATGTTCTATCTAAATTACATTTTCGTGCGAAATTAATTTTGCATGGGGTGAAGTCGCGTAGTAGTTAACGTAGCTGACGTTGAAGCCAACGTTACTTCCCTACTCATCATCTTAGAATATTTTTTTGGCTAGTCTGGGGCATCATGTGATAGACCCGGATAAGCAAACACGAATGCTTCTAACATGATGAACGTTTAGGTTGTGTGATATCTCGCTAGGACGAAGTTTAATTCGTGGACTCTATCTTATGGCAATATTATTAAACTGTATGTACTGTTATGTATGGTTTTCTCTCCTATTATGCGCTGTAGGGTCAACGGAAGGTGTGAATACACGGTAAGATCAATGAACTGTTAACTAAAGGAAACTTTTCTTGCTGTACAACCAAGGGCAGTATTAACGTTAATCTCAAATGAATCTCATTTAGACAGACTTACATGAGCTTCGAGAGTTAGTTTGGGAACGATATGAGAAGTGTGAACGTTAGTTAAGATGTCCAATTAAAGATTACATTAGCTGAATcgtttaaatttttcaaaatgaAATGTTTGGTAACGTTGTCCTGTTGCATGTGGTCTCGTCATCAGGCGCAAACGAAACGAACACTTGCCTATTAGTTTTAGTTCCGTGAGTCAGCCAACCAACAGTCTTTCACTGCCTTTGTTTTGAGAAGATTGCAGTGATTTGTAGTCTAATCAATGCCTTTTGGTGCAGGTAGACAGAAGCTCAATTTTATGAATGCGTTGTAAGTGACAGTTGTCATTGATTGTGAAACAGTATTCGACAGGACTGAACCAACTAGGCTACTAGACCACAAGAGGGTAGTGTTGTGTAGAACCTACTAGACCACAAGAGGGTAGTGTTGACCAACATACATAAGGAACGGGGGTGGGGGAGTGCATGTCTAGTCTGCTCAAGAAATAGGCAAAGCATAGGGGTTGGGGAACCTTGACACTGGGTGCCCACGTTGAAGGATGTGTACAATATGGTCATATGACACCAGGGTTAAACGCGTCAGGCCTTGCATAACAGTTACACAATCGTTGACCCCATGTGAGATACTTCACCTGGTGGGTTGTTTTTCATGTGTTGTATTTGTTCTCTGCAATAAaatgttgactaaaaagaggaataaaaaaaacatcttttggaaattgattttaatgccttaattaaaaaaaaaaaaaaagataaatccAACCTtgtaaggacaccaattttctttgtgaaaatcatgtatcgtaaataaataaatgttattccttaaaatacaggtaTGCATCCTTATAAAGTTctcttggcctttggaattaaaatacccccacccttcaccatacctagagattggcatggttttatttcagttagcctaatagctggtttgatttgcattgagagatgatcttatggaaagtagcccatgccaatctctaggtatgtgattatgtggggctatgttaattattttaattccaaaagtcaagggaactttatcagaatGCATAGtgtcctggatccatgaaataactggactttaaaaataaaaatctgcctgcttctaggggaatttaacatagggagTTCtttacttatgccccctgtattttaaggaataacatttatttatttacgatacatgattCATTCataaagaaaattggtgtccttaaatgttggatttttcctcatttctttaattaaggcattaagatcaatttccaaaagatgatttgtattcctctttttagtcagcTTTAGCATGGgggtcttaacttatgcacagcaaTGTATATCAGCTTTCAGTACAATGTCAACTTTACAGCTAATTTCTCCAGAAAGTGTTCCAAGTCATTACCTATTGTCTGTCTCTATTATTACCTACTGTGAGATGTTAGCCATGAGTTTATTAATTTCCCATAATCTCTACAGATATTCTCTAGGCGATGACCTTCTATTACCCTACCCCGCTGGGTCCCAGCATGGCTCTCCCCATTCCCACCGGCACGTGAGAGACTGCCAGCCTGTTGTCCATGGTAACGTCACCCACGAGACCTGGCCTGCCCACAACCGCAGTGTATCCCCTGTGGCTGAGTCCAGGGTGTTTGTGTCAGCCATATCCTCCAGGTGGGTGAGCGGTCACATCACTGTGGTCAGCGACCCCCTGAGGACCGTGTCCGTGTTGGAGCCCGGGGGCCAGGGGGGCTGCCAGCAGCGCCGGAGGACACAGGTGTCAGAGACAGCCAGACCGAAGAAGTGCCTGTACGCGCAGAACGGAGGTTTCTTTGACACGAAAAATTTCTCTTGTCTGGGAAACGTGGTGAGCGATGGAGAAATGGTGCAGGACAGTCGAGGAGTGCAGAACGCTCAGTTTGGGATCAGGAAGGATGGCACACTGGTCTTTGGGTgagacacacattcacttcaGTGAACTCGGTGAAGTTAGAAGTTTAAGTTACTGGATAAGTATAAAAAATGGCAAACCGGCTCAATTTCCTTTTCATGCCTCATACTTACCACAAACAATGGTCAATTTGGCTTCGTGCTGCTGTAGGGAGTAGTTGGCTATTACTGGTGTTGTTCAAGGacacttaaaggtgcagtcagcgatcatacctgatttcaagcccatttcgtgagtacactgtaaaaaaaactggtctctgtaggcagcccaggctcttAAAAGTGGAAACAAAGTAGGGGCAGCCTGTCCTCCTAACAAAAATGACACCCTATGCctagtttctctgggaatactgaaggtaggAGTGAGCTACCTCTGTGGTGTGTTTCGTTTGGtcattggttaaaatataatgtacattgttttggacaaaagtgtctgttaATAATTTTGAATACAAacgtaaacataaacaaacacgacTTCCTACGCAATCACTGACTGCATCTTTAAGCATACATCCAGAAAAAGGCAGAGCTGACGGTCATTAGGTTCTCTGATGTTGGTTATACCTTTTTTTACAGTTTCtagaatgaaatataaatataaattgcTGACTGAAATTAGAAATAGACTTAAGCTGCCTTTCTTTGGGTGTGACATGGTTTATTCCTGTCCCCACATTCAGTCATTGTTGTGGAGGTCCAGTCCGTTGCTACATGGGAATTAGAGTAGAATCTGTATTCAGGAACTGTGTAGAAACTGTGGGAACTAAGAACCTCGGAAGATCTCTGACCTCACATGAACCTCATGATATTTTCATGTTCTGCGAAAAAAGGCGGCATCCTTCGGAGAGAGAAAGCTATTTTGAagcagttttttctttgtggtTCTGGGACAAAGCGTGCTTGTTTATGCTGACGTTTATGAACTCCTCTGCGTGGTGTAAATCCATAGTTGCTCCAAAGCCACCCCAAATAGCATGTCAGATGATTGAATTGAACAGTCACAGTTGTATAGTGTGAATGTTGCTCAGGATGTCATGTGAGGAGGGGAATTTAAGTATTTAAGGTCTGTTTGATCTAAACAGTGGATATGAAACACAATCTTTTACtccacaacagcagcagcacctaAACACTATTGCGTAATGTGTCTGTTGTTCCCTGGAAAAACAGGCAACACAAACGGCACTTGGTGTCCATTTAAGTTAGACAAGCTGTCAACCAGTAAAAGTTATGGGCCAGCTTGGAATGTTTTCTGCACGGGAaggtgaaaacaaaacaaaaaaaaacattcaggaAGTACCAGAATCGATAACAaactcaataaaataaaaaagtcaGCTACCTGGAACAGAGAGTGGAGCCGGCGTTGGGCAATTGACACCTAAGCTGACCTTCTGTCAGTGGGTTAATGTTGCAGTGGGCTAGGTCCATTGAGAGATCTACAGCCAATTGTTATCTATCCCTTTTAAAGCAATCTCTGTGGTTATGCAAGATGTTTTGCCTGTCTTTCCTGTGAGTGGGATTGCttaaaaaaacagaaatgttcttttttgtagTTGCCAAATGTCTCTGGTCAAGCATGTGttgtaaaatgtgttttggACATCACTGTTGTTTGGTCTAAACATAATGTCTAAACATACATTTTGTATTAATGCTTTTTAATATGACTTTTTCAGCCATTTCTTACTGAATAAATTTATTTTCCAGAGAAAATGTGGCATTCTATTACTGGTTGTTTTTCCCTTGCTCTGTGGCCTAACATGTAGCTCTGGGCCCTAACATGTAGGTCTAGGGCCTAACATGTAATTGATCCCAAGTGTAATCACATGACCGCCAGCTCTCTGGGAATTAGTGCACACTGAGTTACTGTACCTCCACAAGCACATCAGTGTGTTTATGATCCATGACCTCCTGATGGTTCTctgggggcagccatggcctactggttacttGTAACCGGTTCGAAACCCGAccataggccacggctgaagtgagcaaggcacctaacccctcactgctccccgagcaccgctgttgtagcaggcagctcactgcgccgggattagggtgtgcttcacctcactgtgtgttcactgtgtgctgagtgtgtttcactaattcacggattgggataaatgcagagaccaaatttccctcacgggatcaaaacagtatatatacttatactgatggTTCTCTGTGCTCCCTGGCCGTAGGTACCTGTCTGAGGAGGACGTACTGGAGCGAGAGAACCCGTTTGTGCAGCTGCTCTCCGGGGTGGTGTGGCTGCTCAGGAACGGGGAGGTGTACATCAATGAGAGCATGAAGGCCGAGTGCAGCAAGTCCCAGCAGACAGGTACTTTCATATCCTCTGTATTAGCCGCATCATGTATAAACGGCATGACAGTGTTttgtgcaaataaaaaaaaaaatatgtaatgACCTTATTTATTAACCTCATATCTGAAGAAATGTTGCAAGTTGGTTAATAGACAGGAAGAGATGGTAAAGCTGGGGAGGAGtagagttcagttcagttcagataaCTTTATTAGTCCCCGAGGGGCCAttcggttagggttagggttacagCCAATCCATCCATTAACGGTTAAAAAGTGCATTAGCATACAATGTATGCACTgtgaaaaataataaatagacaaataagtaagtaagtacgAGCTGAcaaataagtaagtaagtacttatttgtctatttattattttttaaaaatggagagcGTAGAATAGAGGCATAGTTTGGTTGGCATGGTGTTGACAGTGGGCAGGGCCATTAGCAGAATTTGACAGCTGTACAAGTTTGGCCCTGTTGAGGAGTAAAGACTTGTCTGAAACGgtaaaatagtttaaaaggtttcaTTGCGTTTTTGTGGGAAACTGAGAAATTTCTGTGGTTTCCGTGAAGACAACTTTCAGTTGCCCCTCTAGACAAATCTGTAATTTTGTTTATGAAAGATAGTGGCAAAATGATTACATGAGGGTatccttacaaaaacatagGGCCTCTACGCAAATGAGTGTCCAACTTTTGATTTCAAAGCAAGTTCCTTCATATTGTGAAGCAATTACAGACTCATTAAACTTTAGTCAGAGCCAGTTTATAGTTTTTGAACTGTttaaataacatttcagtggTGACACAAATATGATATTTGAAGACTTATtcagggctccagactaactttttgcactggtgcgcctaactttttttcgtatgtgcaccagcacaaaagttaggtgcacccaaattttcAACCACATCGCATTTAACACCGCAGCAAGTTCACTTTTCTTCCTTAGTTACTGTCCTATATAGGTTGTCCTATGacttatgatttacaattctacaagaaaagtaacttaatgaagagttggtgctttaagtgcttcactgagctgaaatttaaacttaaaacatctcaagattaattaaataaaaataacagtgagtaaattaacagtgcacgtcttttaagggcttcaaactgcacatctcatggctcaatgtcttacatactatccttcatgatctttaggccttggctaaaccagctcGCCATGCTAGAATCTttcatagaaatgtatttgagcaccatttaaagagatgttccaagtagcctgggggatttttatgtgattttgcaatgatgattgcaataatcatttgacagccccacaatgcaatttactttttaattttagtatttttacattttcaataagaacatcactatggttaatgcagtaacgaaatggtaggcctattattataggctattgcaatgactTACCATGCTCAatctaaatgtgtccattcaattcaccgtacacaatgaccacagttatacatgcagggaatattcgggctttaaatgtagcagcgatattcggtttgggccaaataccggattaaattgattgatgccatcagaatgagtttacacaacttgcgccttgtatgcattgttcgcaattttaagatgtcttttcatctgcaatgactcctatacatttggcgcaagtggcattcttgtacgtcgggtttacgttcaaactatttttctggTGAATAATTATTTCGGACTGAACTTAAGTGAACTGAAGTTTCAATAAGCCTATTGTAGGCAACGATAAACTTGATCATCATCTCGGGCTCGTctgatcggtttgctgctgccagccgccgaaaggcagtggggagaggggacatttatctcggcctatgtgaccacactgtaatgcaacttcatccactctgtttatctgacgggtctctgacctctctctctctctctctctctctctctctctgcagcacacacattttcagatttacacacaggcactgggccaCAGCCAATCGGGGGTAGGTCCCGCCCTTCACTAGGCctatctgtgatttgtttaaaccacgaaattggccaaatatgtgtctgttattgaaccaaaggtagagtttcaatgcgaacacttcttcctctctcgaatagctggtcgcaccggtgcgacctccggttttttttttagtcgcacttttgaaaaattaggtcgcatatgcgaccaaattggtcgcactctggagccctgTTATTTTTGGCATAAAAGCTGCAAAGTTTTGTACCACTGATGCTTGTCTGTTTCTGATGCCCATGGTCGTGTGCTCTCGTGTATGTCTTATTCccttgtgcatgtatgtgtctctgtgcttGCAGGATCATTTGGGGAGTTTGTGAATGTGCTGTCGGCCAGGACAGCCGTGGGTCACGATGCTGAGGGCAGACTCGTCCTCTTCCACATTGACGGCCAGACGAAGACCCGAGGGTGAGAAATGCACAGAAAGagtagggggtgggggcaggcgCGTGCGGTCCAtatgggcaggtggggcagcgaACTACCTGAAGCATCCTCCACAAAAAATAGTTCCTCAGCAAATCATGGCTCCAAGTCTATTTTTAATAATGTGATCATCACATTAACTATCTATAGTTTCTGTAGGCTTTACAACTATTTTTGGTCTATTGACATCAACTTttggatgatggtggtgattcTCGTTGAGTTTAATGTGTCATGCAATGTTGGGGCAGGGC is a genomic window of Alosa sapidissima isolate fAloSap1 chromosome 10, fAloSap1.pri, whole genome shotgun sequence containing:
- the ndufaf6 gene encoding NADH dehydrogenase (ubiquinone) complex I, assembly factor 6 isoform X1 — encoded protein: MRLVNMASMSVKHGLLSTKSSLHNKILPYFICIQRPTEVKCLRASTNSSNQHNEKYCIDLVRSRDYDGFLSALLLPEAARRSALALRAFNVELAQVKDSVSQKTIGLMRMQFWRTAVEEIYRDDPPLQPISTELWKAARTHTLTKRWLLRIISEREKDLEDRAYRNLQELEAYSENTQSSLLYLLLETIGIKDVHADHAASHIGKAHGIVTCLRATPYNSRRRRVYLPMDICMLHGVSQEDFIRGSREQNVRDVVYDIASQAHVHLQHARSFSKSVPAAASAAFLQTVVLEDYLQRVRKVDFDVFHPSLQKRNPLLPLQLYFRSWKETY